The nucleotide sequence ATATCCGTAACGGCTGCCCCCAGCCGCACCACTTTGCCTACTTCCGCAGCCAAGCCCAGGTCGAAACCGTGGCCCTTGCCTACGGGTTGGAGGCCATTGGTACGAGTCTCGAAGTTGAAGTTCGGATTGCTAGCCAGGGTGCCGTAGTCGATGTTGAACACCGCCGACAAAGAGCTGTACGCCTGTAAGTCGCCGGGCTTCACGCGTACGTCTACAATGCCCACGCCCTGAACGTAGCGGTAGCCAGCTCCTGCCGACAGTTGGAACAAGGGCAGATCCACAATGCGTCTTCCCCAGGCAATATTGAACTCATTCAGGGCCGAAAACTGAAACTGCGTGCCGTCGAGCGCCTCTGACACTAGGGGAATGTTTGTAGCACTGGCCGAGGTATAAATGGGCGCTTCGCTTCCCAAAAACAGCAGTTCCGCCGCGTTCTTGTTCAGCTCCACGTGGCCCGACGACCGCAGCCGGTTGCTAATGGCAATGCCGCCCAGCGCTGGTATCTGCACGGCCAAACCCAGCGTGGTTACGTCGGCTTGCAAGTTCAGGGCGTTGTCGGAGGTGAAAGCAGTGGCTAGCTCCTGCTTGTCGGCAGCGGACAACTCTTCGTTGGTGTTGTAGATGAACTTGCGCAGCTGGTTGCGCGTGAGCGACTTGGAACCAAGCCCCGCCCCTACTTCGCCAATGGTAAATGCTACGCGGGCACCGCCCACGCGGCCCAGGTTGGCCGGGTTGATGCCAATGGCCTGGTAGTCGTTGGCGAAGGTGGTGGCCACGCCCCCGCGGCCAGTGGCCGTGAAGTTGCTTAGCTCACTTTGGGCGTGCCCAGAAAAGGAAGTTCCCAGCAGAGCAGCAGTCAGCAGAGCGTAGAAGTTGTTGTTCATAGCGGTGGTCATTTGCGTAGAGGACAGAATAAGTTGAAGAACAACCTATTTCTTCAAATGTACTATATGGGCTAGCTTGCAGGCGCAATACGTTGTTGCCAGCGTTTTTATTGCTTGTGCTAGCTGTTCCCTGTCCTCCGCGTCTTGATGGCCAAACGCTTTTCTGTTTCCGAGTACACCGATGGCGTCCTGAGTGGCAACCGCGTCATGCTGAGCCGCGCCATTACGCTGGTGGAAAGCACGCTCCCCTCCGACCAAGCACTGGCGCAGCAGGTGCTGAA is from Hymenobacter tibetensis and encodes:
- a CDS encoding DUF5723 family protein, with protein sequence MTTAMNNNFYALLTAALLGTSFSGHAQSELSNFTATGRGGVATTFANDYQAIGINPANLGRVGGARVAFTIGEVGAGLGSKSLTRNQLRKFIYNTNEELSAADKQELATAFTSDNALNLQADVTTLGLAVQIPALGGIAISNRLRSSGHVELNKNAAELLFLGSEAPIYTSASATNIPLVSEALDGTQFQFSALNEFNIAWGRRIVDLPLFQLSAGAGYRYVQGVGIVDVRVKPGDLQAYSSLSAVFNIDYGTLASNPNFNFETRTNGLQPVGKGHGFDLGLAAEVGKVVRLGAAVTDIGNMTWEGNLLTANDQKLKKLKSAGVGSYDFFKEAAEIFASGTDSLFQYQTGQDRRANLPAKMRLGAGVRISEFLETGLDVTLPLNNVAGNLVSPFVGAGIDYKPLSWLRLSSGLTGGAGYGLSVPLGITVSTSVYEGGISTRDLPGALSNKNPYVSLATGFLRFKFGGKTQ